A window of the Bacteroides thetaiotaomicron VPI-5482 genome harbors these coding sequences:
- a CDS encoding relaxase/mobilization nuclease domain-containing protein, with protein sequence MIGKLKKGSSFGGCIRYVTGKDEAKIIASDGVLLGTNAEITQSFELQRQLNPRIKKPVGHIALSFKPEDKPRLTDEFMTKIAIEYMQMMGITKTQFIIIRHHNADNPHCHIVYNRINNESKLISDRNDYRRNEQVTKALKSKYGLTYGTDKSNTNTRKLRNAERAKYEIHNAVKDALKMADSWEKLRSELAKRGVHLEFVYKDKAQTKVQGIRFCKDGYSFKGTQICREYSFGKLNAKFEGTENHVSTRANSAQQYEQGCRKNEQVPFMSENCQDPWDGISSIGLFASANAQTFESFPEDESAKKKKKKRRRGFSL encoded by the coding sequence ATGATAGGCAAGCTAAAGAAGGGCAGCTCATTTGGTGGTTGCATCCGCTATGTTACAGGCAAGGATGAGGCGAAAATCATCGCCTCGGATGGCGTGTTGCTCGGTACGAATGCCGAGATAACGCAAAGTTTCGAGCTACAGAGGCAGCTAAATCCAAGGATTAAGAAGCCTGTAGGACACATTGCATTGAGCTTCAAGCCCGAGGATAAGCCACGTTTGACGGATGAGTTCATGACTAAGATAGCCATTGAATACATGCAGATGATGGGCATCACTAAAACCCAATTCATCATCATAAGGCATCACAACGCGGATAATCCACATTGTCATATCGTGTATAACCGCATCAACAATGAGAGCAAACTCATATCAGACAGGAATGATTACAGGCGTAATGAGCAGGTGACCAAGGCTCTTAAATCCAAATATGGACTTACTTACGGAACGGACAAGAGCAATACTAATACTCGTAAATTACGCAATGCCGAGCGAGCCAAATATGAGATTCACAATGCTGTTAAGGACGCATTGAAAATGGCAGATAGTTGGGAAAAGCTCAGAAGCGAACTTGCAAAACGAGGTGTTCACTTGGAGTTTGTCTATAAGGACAAGGCGCAAACCAAGGTTCAAGGCATCCGATTCTGCAAGGATGGATATAGTTTCAAAGGTACGCAGATTTGCAGAGAATACAGCTTTGGCAAGTTGAATGCAAAGTTTGAAGGAACGGAAAACCATGTATCAACAAGAGCCAATTCTGCTCAGCAATATGAGCAGGGCTGTCGCAAGAATGAGCAGGTGCCATTCATGTCGGAGAACTGCCAAGACCCTTGGGATGGTATTTCTTCCATTGGACTTTTTGCTTCTGCCAACGCTCAAACCTTTGAGTCTTTCCCAGAGGATGAATCAGCCAAGAAGAAAAAGAAGAAACGCAGAAGAGGCTTTAGCCTTTGA
- a CDS encoding site-specific integrase: MKIEKFKVLLYLKKSGMDKNGKAPIMGRITVNRTMAQFSCKLSCTPSLWNPRASRLEGKSKEAVETNKDIGQLLLSIQKAFDVLVEKRTDFEAKDVKEALQGSVKTQTTLLSFVDEHISELSTHEGIDMSKSSVWTYRKIRKNLAEFIGEKYRLTDLAFGQLTEPFISDFHHYLLDEKGFSSGTITIYVSLFKKMCRIAFERGLCKNLLFAHYRVGTPKVMTPKALSMSDFIKIRDVELPEDKPRLSVSRDLFLFACYAGTAFIDTVSITKANVKVLEDGDKWLVYNRKKTGTLARVKLLPEALELMAKYEDEARDTLFPLLSTNRVRIDLITICKLAETSKTYSYHSGRHSFASLITLEAGVPMETICKMLGHKDVKMTQRYARVTQKKLFEDMDKFIAATEKDFVLAL; this comes from the coding sequence ATGAAAATCGAAAAATTCAAGGTGTTGCTCTACCTAAAAAAGAGCGGAATGGACAAGAATGGAAAAGCTCCCATCATGGGACGCATCACAGTGAACAGGACTATGGCGCAGTTCTCCTGCAAGTTGTCTTGCACTCCATCGCTTTGGAATCCTCGTGCCAGCCGATTGGAGGGCAAGAGCAAGGAAGCCGTGGAAACCAACAAGGACATCGGGCAGTTGTTGCTTTCCATCCAAAAGGCTTTCGATGTGCTTGTGGAAAAGAGAACGGACTTCGAGGCTAAGGATGTCAAGGAGGCCTTGCAGGGCAGCGTCAAGACACAGACCACCCTTCTCTCCTTCGTGGACGAGCATATCAGTGAACTCAGCACACATGAGGGCATCGATATGTCGAAGAGCAGTGTCTGGACTTACAGAAAGATTCGCAAGAATCTCGCTGAGTTCATCGGGGAGAAGTATAGGTTGACTGATTTGGCTTTCGGACAGCTGACCGAGCCTTTCATCAGTGACTTTCACCATTACTTGCTTGACGAGAAAGGCTTTTCATCAGGAACCATCACCATCTATGTGTCGCTCTTCAAGAAGATGTGCCGCATCGCCTTTGAGCGAGGCTTGTGCAAGAACCTGCTGTTCGCCCATTATCGGGTTGGCACTCCAAAGGTTATGACACCCAAGGCTCTCAGCATGTCTGATTTCATAAAAATCCGTGATGTGGAACTGCCCGAAGACAAGCCGAGACTATCCGTTAGCCGTGACCTGTTTCTTTTCGCCTGCTATGCAGGAACAGCCTTCATAGACACCGTTTCCATCACGAAAGCCAATGTCAAGGTGTTGGAGGATGGCGACAAATGGCTCGTCTATAACCGCAAGAAGACCGGAACACTTGCCAGGGTGAAACTCCTGCCCGAGGCGTTGGAGCTGATGGCGAAATACGAGGACGAGGCAAGAGATACCCTTTTCCCATTGCTGAGCACGAATCGTGTTCGTATCGATCTCATCACCATCTGCAAGTTGGCGGAAACGAGCAAGACCTATTCCTACCATTCGGGACGACACTCGTTCGCCAGCCTCATTACGCTGGAGGCTGGTGTGCCGATGGAGACCATCTGCAAGATGCTCGGTCACAAGGATGTGAAGATGACGCAGCGGTATGCGAGAGTAACCCAAAAGAAGCTGTTTGAGGACATGGACAAGTTCATCGCTGCAACCGAGAAGGACTTCGTTCTCGCATTATGA
- a CDS encoding plasmid mobilization protein: MTNVQEQDKRKGGRPPTGRVRKLSKSVTVKFSKPSYEALKLRARKANRKLAEYIRESALNGEVVSGHNAETVAIAKNLIGMANNLNQLANLSHQRGFHETHVYVVDLLRRLKEILDEYRQASYKPKPSSMGRKEDTT, from the coding sequence ATGACAAACGTACAGGAACAAGACAAGAGAAAGGGCGGAAGACCGCCCACGGGCAGGGTTCGCAAGCTGTCGAAGTCTGTCACGGTGAAGTTCTCAAAGCCAAGCTATGAGGCATTGAAACTGAGGGCAAGAAAAGCCAATCGCAAGTTGGCGGAGTATATCCGTGAGTCCGCCTTGAACGGCGAGGTGGTCAGCGGACACAATGCAGAGACGGTTGCCATTGCCAAGAACCTCATCGGTATGGCGAACAACCTCAACCAACTTGCCAACCTGTCGCATCAGAGAGGTTTCCATGAGACCCATGTATATGTGGTGGACTTGTTGAGAAGATTGAAAGAAATCCTTGACGAGTATCGCCAAGCAAGTTATAAACCGAAGCCAAGCAGTATGGGCAGAAAGGAGGATACCACATGA
- a CDS encoding site-specific integrase, with the protein MSRSTFSILPYINRQKVKADGTANILCRITVDGKSAAISTGISCTPQEWNAKKGEVRNARDNGRLASFLDEIKDKYNALLVANGIITVEMLKAVLKDKDTTGRFLLSFGDTIVEWYRTAKARQTFLHKRTWQKNLRDFVHSLDKDDIAFEDIDENFGEEYKLFLKRDQGRIDSYVNHCLLWLNMLMYKAVDRSIIRFNPIAKIGYEKKAAPKMTHISKADFIKMLSTPMADERTELARRCFIFASLTSLSYIDVKKLYPRHISENSEGRKFIRKEREKTGVEFFVPLHPIAEKILSLYNTTDDSKPVFPLGEKKDIYLDVHTLGMVLGISNKLGFHASRHTFGVLMLNEDIPIGSIAKMMGHADITSTQVYAQVTEQKISNDMDKLIAKREMNRLSNEKTIGK; encoded by the coding sequence ATGAGCAGAAGTACATTTTCAATTTTGCCTTACATCAACAGACAGAAGGTAAAGGCAGACGGAACAGCCAACATACTTTGCCGCATCACCGTTGACGGCAAAAGTGCTGCCATTTCCACAGGCATATCCTGTACCCCACAGGAGTGGAACGCCAAGAAGGGAGAGGTACGGAACGCAAGGGACAACGGACGATTGGCAAGTTTCCTCGATGAAATCAAGGACAAGTACAACGCACTTCTTGTCGCCAACGGCATCATCACCGTGGAAATGCTGAAGGCTGTGTTGAAGGACAAGGACACGACAGGAAGGTTCTTGCTGAGCTTTGGTGATACCATCGTGGAATGGTATCGAACCGCAAAAGCCAGACAAACCTTTCTGCACAAGCGGACATGGCAGAAGAATCTGAGAGACTTTGTCCATTCGTTGGATAAGGACGACATCGCCTTTGAGGACATAGACGAGAATTTCGGGGAGGAATACAAGCTATTCCTGAAACGAGACCAGGGACGCATCGACAGCTACGTAAACCATTGCCTTCTCTGGCTGAACATGTTGATGTACAAGGCAGTGGACAGGAGCATTATCCGCTTCAATCCCATAGCCAAGATAGGGTATGAGAAGAAGGCAGCCCCGAAGATGACCCATATCAGCAAGGCAGACTTCATCAAGATGCTCTCTACCCCGATGGCTGATGAGCGAACGGAGCTTGCACGCAGATGTTTCATTTTTGCCTCGCTCACCTCCTTATCCTATATAGATGTAAAGAAACTGTACCCTCGCCATATCAGTGAGAACTCCGAGGGTAGGAAGTTCATCCGCAAGGAAAGAGAGAAGACAGGCGTGGAGTTCTTCGTGCCACTCCATCCGATAGCCGAGAAGATTCTTTCGCTCTACAATACCACGGACGACAGCAAGCCTGTTTTTCCACTGGGTGAGAAGAAAGACATCTATCTTGATGTGCATACCCTTGGAATGGTGCTTGGCATAAGTAATAAGTTGGGATTCCACGCCAGCCGCCATACATTCGGAGTCTTGATGCTCAACGAGGACATTCCCATCGGCAGCATAGCCAAGATGATGGGACACGCAGACATTACAAGCACACAGGTCTATGCGCAGGTGACGGAGCAGAAGATTTCAAATGACATGGATAAGCTTATTGCCAAGCGAGAAATGAACAGATTATCGAACGAAAAAACTATTGGAAAATGA
- a CDS encoding helix-turn-helix domain-containing protein translates to MSNEVMTRNSEWMNHIVNHLNRMVDNFERAVMNYRPMLGGERFMTDKELCARQQLSRRTLQDYRNNGVIPYIQLGGKILYRESDIQKILMANYREAYRMKGL, encoded by the coding sequence ATGAGCAATGAAGTAATGACAAGAAACAGCGAGTGGATGAACCACATCGTGAACCACCTCAACCGAATGGTTGACAATTTTGAACGTGCCGTGATGAACTACCGCCCCATGCTTGGCGGTGAGCGGTTCATGACGGACAAGGAGCTTTGCGCCAGGCAGCAACTGAGCCGAAGAACCCTGCAGGACTACCGAAACAACGGTGTCATCCCGTATATCCAGCTTGGCGGAAAGATACTCTACCGCGAGTCCGACATTCAGAAGATTCTGATGGCTAACTATCGTGAGGCGTACAGAATGAAGGGCTTGTAG
- a CDS encoding DUF3408 domain-containing protein translates to MAKTKDAVLTPGQKELMEKEYLDFVKPSTYGNKANPSSCNSLYDDVENPELRAIVEKVAATTPYREETSTNEAQSPPNPQKRISGKQRKATLEEYQQTFLQVPRIDDRKPVFVSSDVRDRLDRVVRILGGRRMSVSGIIENIVRHHLSLYEEDFEAWRKL, encoded by the coding sequence ATGGCAAAAACAAAAGATGCAGTCTTGACTCCTGGGCAAAAGGAGCTGATGGAAAAAGAGTATTTGGATTTTGTTAAACCCTCTACGTATGGCAACAAAGCCAATCCAAGTAGTTGTAATTCTCTCTATGATGATGTAGAGAACCCAGAGTTGAGAGCAATTGTAGAGAAAGTTGCTGCAACAACTCCCTATAGAGAGGAAACATCAACGAACGAGGCTCAATCGCCACCGAATCCGCAGAAGCGCATCAGTGGCAAGCAGCGCAAGGCGACATTAGAGGAGTATCAGCAGACCTTCCTCCAAGTTCCAAGGATTGACGACCGCAAGCCAGTCTTCGTCAGTTCCGATGTACGAGACCGTCTTGATCGTGTCGTCCGCATCCTCGGAGGGAGACGCATGAGCGTATCGGGCATCATCGAGAACATCGTGCGCCACCACCTAAGCCTTTATGAAGAGGACTTCGAGGCTTGGCGCAAATTGTGA
- a CDS encoding hybrid sensor histidine kinase/response regulator transcription factor: MPIWQLCANLLIPNCLRSNLSYSPLTALELYVNIYNPAVDVFKRFKIASSEGITLDNWVAEILSDSLDNIWVLIPDQGLFRYKDGKVHHYSLIDKDNLKNNNPECICINEQGEVWVGTSGIGLFKYNYRDDNFEQYLTDRMGRSLIDKTIISICFQKENAILGIHEGDLLKYNTRTDELSEVSFLGEKKTFLRDVMCFGDEIWVGSLHGIFIINEKENNVIHLKEDLMRSFSLSDNSIYSIYKDYEGGIWIGTMFGGVNYLPNRILTFAKYVPGSDSYSLNTKRIRGLAEDNNGCIWIGTEDNGVNVLDPRTGKVHQIYDNVPGRLITLSVKHYENHIYVGLFKQGMNDISIPGEHLKYVSDKDLGIEEGSVYSFLKDSKGRTWIGPGWGLYVSQPKERKFHRVEEVGYNWVFDIMEARDGTIWLATMGNGVWKCDPKNNSYKNYSYKEGVDNSLSSNSVSSIMQDSKGNIWFSTDRGGICRYNEAQDNFTTFSIEDGLPDDVAYNILEDDAGNLWFGTNKGLVKFNPESGDVRVFTNKDGLLGNQFNYQSALKAQDGRFYFGGVDGLIAFDPTVQEEEKPLPPVYISKFSIYNKEVTVHTPESPLKQCIVHTDEIVLPYDQANISFDVALLSYSTAESNQYYYRMEPLDRDWVRAASNQNISYAKLPPGKYTFRVQATHGSKSESSTRSLSIIILPPWWQSIIAYIVYTVCIILIVVGTILWYKRRKEKQLEERQKLFEIEKEKELYESKVDFFTEIAHEVRTPLTLINGPLEAIEEMEIQEPKMKKYISVMVQNTKRLLELTGQLLDFQKIGANKLTMKFESVDITELLAGIVARFEVTFSLNRKELQLKSTDEQVWAAVDKEAITKILSNLLNNALKYASQNVLVELEKGEDSFTIRVTSDGNKIPAEVSQYIFEPFYQVDRKEKPRNGVGIGLSLARSLASLHKGTIYLDTRQENNMFVLTIPLNMEGIKQENNKAIQKDIVELDEHTPVTADMYGYTLLLVEDNESMLTFILERLQENFTVETAMNGVEALEILRSSHIDLIISDIMMPVMDGYQLCKEVKSDMELSHIPIIFLTAKNDIDSKINGLKYGAEAYVEKPFSFNYLKEQVLSLLDNRRREREAFAKRPFFSVNNMQMNKADEEFMNKVIKVIEDNITDDNFGVERMADILCMSRSSLLRKIKTLFNLSPLDFIRLIKLKKAAEFIQEGKYRIGDICYMVGINSPSYFSKLFLKQFGMTPKDFEKQYQSGKQIIITQEIKNVEAGEGTK; the protein is encoded by the coding sequence ATGCCGATTTGGCAACTTTGTGCAAATCTGCTCATTCCCAACTGTTTACGTTCCAACCTCTCTTATTCTCCTTTGACTGCTTTAGAGCTTTATGTTAATATATATAATCCGGCGGTCGATGTATTTAAACGTTTCAAAATAGCTTCATCAGAAGGGATAACTCTTGATAACTGGGTAGCGGAAATTCTGTCTGATTCACTAGATAATATTTGGGTGTTGATTCCTGATCAGGGACTTTTTCGTTATAAAGACGGAAAGGTACATCATTATTCATTGATAGATAAAGACAATTTAAAAAATAATAATCCGGAATGTATTTGTATCAATGAGCAGGGCGAAGTATGGGTAGGTACATCAGGAATAGGTTTATTCAAGTACAATTATCGGGATGATAATTTTGAACAATATTTGACAGACCGAATGGGACGTTCGTTAATTGACAAAACAATTATAAGTATTTGTTTTCAGAAAGAAAATGCTATTTTGGGAATACATGAAGGAGATTTGCTGAAATATAATACTCGAACAGATGAGTTGAGTGAAGTTTCGTTCCTTGGTGAGAAAAAAACATTTTTGCGAGATGTAATGTGTTTTGGAGATGAAATTTGGGTAGGTTCTCTTCATGGAATTTTCATTATTAATGAGAAAGAAAATAATGTTATTCATTTGAAAGAAGACCTGATGCGTTCATTTAGTTTATCGGATAATAGTATTTATTCTATTTATAAAGATTATGAAGGAGGAATTTGGATTGGAACAATGTTTGGAGGTGTCAACTATCTGCCTAATCGTATCTTGACTTTTGCTAAATATGTACCGGGAAGCGATTCATATTCTTTAAATACCAAACGTATCCGTGGATTGGCAGAAGATAATAATGGGTGTATTTGGATAGGTACTGAAGATAATGGTGTTAATGTATTGGATCCTCGAACAGGTAAAGTACATCAGATATATGATAATGTTCCAGGTCGTCTCATTACACTATCAGTAAAACATTATGAAAATCATATATATGTTGGATTATTTAAACAAGGAATGAATGATATTAGTATACCTGGTGAACATCTTAAATACGTCAGTGATAAGGATTTGGGTATTGAAGAAGGAAGTGTATATAGTTTTTTAAAAGATAGTAAAGGTCGTACTTGGATAGGACCTGGGTGGGGATTATATGTATCACAACCTAAGGAAAGGAAATTTCACCGTGTGGAAGAAGTAGGATATAACTGGGTTTTCGATATAATGGAGGCTAGAGATGGTACAATTTGGCTTGCTACTATGGGAAATGGTGTTTGGAAATGTGATCCTAAGAATAATTCTTATAAGAATTATTCTTATAAGGAAGGAGTTGACAACTCTCTAAGCTCCAACTCCGTCAGCTCCATCATGCAGGACAGTAAAGGGAATATATGGTTCTCTACCGACCGTGGTGGTATATGCAGATATAATGAAGCGCAGGACAACTTTACCACTTTCAGTATTGAAGACGGACTACCGGATGACGTAGCTTACAACATATTGGAAGATGATGCCGGAAATCTGTGGTTTGGCACCAATAAAGGATTGGTCAAGTTCAATCCCGAGAGTGGAGATGTACGTGTCTTTACCAATAAGGACGGATTGCTGGGTAATCAGTTCAATTATCAATCGGCATTGAAAGCTCAGGATGGAAGGTTCTACTTCGGAGGGGTGGACGGATTGATCGCGTTCGATCCTACTGTTCAGGAGGAGGAAAAGCCGCTTCCGCCTGTTTACATTTCCAAGTTCAGTATATATAATAAGGAGGTGACGGTGCATACTCCTGAATCACCCCTGAAACAATGTATTGTACATACGGATGAAATCGTCCTGCCTTACGACCAGGCCAATATAAGCTTTGATGTGGCATTGCTCAGCTACTCTACGGCCGAGTCCAACCAATACTATTATCGTATGGAACCGCTTGACAGGGATTGGGTACGGGCAGCCAGCAACCAGAACATCTCGTATGCCAAACTTCCGCCGGGAAAATACACCTTCCGTGTGCAGGCTACTCACGGCAGCAAGTCCGAGTCGTCCACACGCTCTCTGTCTATTATCATTCTTCCTCCGTGGTGGCAGTCTATCATTGCTTACATTGTATATACCGTATGTATTATCCTGATCGTGGTTGGCACCATCTTATGGTACAAACGCCGCAAGGAGAAACAACTGGAAGAACGGCAAAAGCTGTTCGAGATCGAAAAGGAGAAGGAACTGTACGAATCCAAAGTGGACTTCTTCACAGAGATAGCGCACGAAGTGCGTACCCCTTTGACACTGATCAACGGTCCTCTCGAAGCCATTGAGGAAATGGAGATACAGGAGCCCAAGATGAAGAAGTATATCAGTGTGATGGTCCAGAACACCAAACGCCTGCTGGAACTTACCGGACAACTGCTGGACTTCCAGAAGATCGGTGCCAACAAGCTGACCATGAAATTTGAGAGCGTGGACATTACCGAACTTCTTGCCGGAATCGTGGCACGCTTTGAAGTGACGTTCAGCCTGAACCGGAAAGAATTGCAGTTAAAATCGACAGATGAGCAGGTGTGGGCAGCTGTAGATAAAGAAGCAATCACCAAGATACTGAGCAACCTGCTCAATAATGCGCTGAAGTATGCTAGCCAGAATGTACTGGTAGAACTGGAAAAGGGAGAAGACAGCTTTACGATTCGTGTCACCAGTGATGGAAACAAGATTCCGGCCGAAGTCAGCCAATATATATTCGAACCGTTCTATCAGGTGGACAGAAAGGAGAAGCCCCGTAATGGAGTAGGCATCGGCTTGTCTCTGGCACGTTCGTTGGCATCCCTGCACAAAGGCACGATCTATCTGGATACCCGTCAGGAAAACAATATGTTTGTACTGACCATTCCTTTGAATATGGAGGGCATTAAACAGGAGAACAACAAAGCCATACAGAAAGACATTGTCGAGCTGGACGAACATACGCCCGTCACGGCCGATATGTATGGATATACCCTTCTGTTGGTAGAAGACAACGAAAGTATGCTGACCTTTATTCTCGAACGCTTGCAGGAAAACTTCACCGTAGAGACAGCGATGAACGGGGTAGAAGCACTGGAAATATTGAGAAGCAGCCATATCGACTTGATCATCAGTGATATCATGATGCCTGTAATGGACGGATACCAACTCTGCAAGGAAGTAAAATCGGATATGGAGCTTTCTCATATTCCTATTATCTTCCTGACAGCCAAGAATGACATCGACAGCAAAATCAACGGTCTGAAATATGGTGCGGAAGCATACGTTGAGAAACCTTTCTCTTTCAATTATCTGAAAGAACAAGTCCTGTCCTTGCTTGACAACAGGCGCAGGGAAAGAGAAGCCTTTGCGAAACGCCCCTTCTTCTCTGTCAACAATATGCAGATGAACAAGGCGGACGAGGAATTTATGAATAAAGTGATCAAGGTCATTGAAGATAACATAACCGATGATAATTTCGGTGTAGAACGGATGGCGGATATACTCTGCATGAGTCGTTCTAGTTTGTTAAGGAAAATCAAGACACTGTTCAACTTGTCTCCGCTCGATTTTATCCGGTTGATCAAGTTGAAAAAGGCAGCCGAGTTTATCCAGGAAGGTAAATACCGGATCGGAGATATCTGCTATATGGTCGGCATCAATTCGCCGTCTTATTTCAGCAAGTTATTCCTGAAACAATTCGGCATGACACCCAAAGATTTTGAGAAACAATATCAATCCGGCAAGCAGATCATTATCACGCAGGAGATAAAGAATGTCGAGGCAGGAGAGGGCACAAAATAG
- a CDS encoding helix-turn-helix domain-containing protein — MGFIVFEEEAFNYLDAQLENFVKRMDRIRERSEDKTMNKWLDTQDVCQTLNICPRTVQTLRDNGTLAYTQISHKTYYKPEDVMAIVAVVEDRKKDMRFRKRTG, encoded by the coding sequence ATGGGATTCATCGTATTCGAGGAAGAGGCATTCAACTATCTTGATGCCCAGTTGGAGAATTTCGTGAAGCGCATGGACAGAATCCGTGAGCGCAGTGAGGACAAGACCATGAACAAGTGGCTCGACACGCAGGACGTGTGTCAGACGCTCAACATCTGCCCACGGACAGTGCAGACGCTTCGGGACAACGGAACTTTGGCTTATACACAAATCAGCCACAAGACCTACTACAAGCCGGAGGACGTGATGGCTATCGTAGCAGTAGTGGAGGACAGGAAAAAGGACATGCGCTTTCGCAAGCGCACAGGATAG